One segment of Streptomyces bathyalis DNA contains the following:
- a CDS encoding PucR family transcriptional regulator, with protein sequence MPPTLASLVQHSALRLAVLTGQDRLDTDVRWAHASELADPTPYLDGGELLLVTALKLDAEDPEEMRAYVQRLTEKGVVGLGFAAGVNYEKVPDAIVEACREAGLPLLEVPRRTPFIAISKAVSAAIAAEQYRAVTAGFEAQREMTRAALSQEGPAALLTKLASEVAGWAALYDASGAMVATAPAWAVRRASRFVADAERLRDRPAPASAVVSGSDSGDDRVELQSVGSGRRAKAVLAVGTAAPLGTAERYAVHSAIALLTLTMERSRALQEAEQRLGAAVMRMLLSGESDHARAVAGALYGGLLDAPMRVLVAEPAAGSTTRGRGSANGHAAVNGDGPAGGGTTVAAGAGGAPGGNLPVVTVTETSAVPVPVPEGIAEDLPGPLEQLADLVETAAARNGEAVLVVPDGSRLVVLAADGGAAVAACAQYAAACADAAESSGSGGAHQSGGAASASDDALVIGVSAPAGLAAATVAFKQADQALSVARRRGAPLVEHEDVAAGSVLPLLADDAVRAFADGLLRSLRDHDANGRGDLVASLRAWLSRHGQWDAAAADLGVHRHTLRYRMRRVEEILGRSLDDPDVRMELWLALKATG encoded by the coding sequence ATGCCACCGACTCTCGCCTCGCTCGTTCAGCACTCCGCGCTCCGGCTGGCCGTGCTCACAGGGCAGGACCGGCTGGACACCGATGTGCGCTGGGCGCACGCCAGCGAGCTGGCGGACCCGACTCCCTATCTCGACGGTGGTGAACTCCTCCTCGTCACGGCTCTGAAGCTGGACGCCGAGGACCCGGAGGAGATGCGCGCCTACGTACAGCGGCTCACCGAAAAGGGCGTGGTCGGGCTCGGCTTCGCCGCGGGGGTCAACTACGAGAAGGTGCCGGACGCGATCGTCGAGGCGTGCCGCGAGGCGGGCCTTCCACTGCTCGAAGTGCCCCGCCGGACGCCCTTCATCGCCATCAGCAAGGCCGTCTCGGCCGCCATAGCGGCCGAGCAGTACCGGGCGGTCACGGCGGGCTTCGAGGCGCAGCGCGAGATGACGCGGGCCGCCCTCTCGCAGGAGGGTCCCGCGGCCCTGCTCACCAAACTCGCCTCCGAGGTGGCCGGTTGGGCCGCACTCTACGACGCCTCCGGCGCCATGGTCGCCACGGCGCCGGCCTGGGCGGTGCGCCGGGCCTCCCGGTTCGTCGCGGACGCGGAACGGCTGCGGGACAGGCCGGCCCCGGCCAGCGCCGTCGTCAGCGGGTCGGATTCCGGCGACGACCGCGTGGAGCTGCAGTCGGTCGGCAGCGGCCGCCGCGCGAAGGCCGTCCTCGCGGTCGGAACGGCCGCACCGTTGGGCACCGCGGAGCGCTACGCCGTGCACTCCGCCATCGCGCTGCTCACGCTCACGATGGAGCGGTCGAGGGCACTCCAGGAGGCCGAACAGCGCCTCGGCGCCGCGGTGATGAGGATGCTGCTCTCCGGTGAGTCCGACCACGCGCGTGCCGTCGCCGGTGCGCTCTACGGCGGCCTGCTGGACGCCCCGATGCGGGTCCTGGTGGCCGAGCCGGCGGCGGGCTCAACGACCCGTGGGCGGGGAAGCGCCAACGGGCACGCCGCTGTGAACGGGGACGGCCCGGCGGGCGGCGGCACCACTGTCGCCGCGGGTGCCGGCGGCGCGCCGGGAGGCAATCTGCCCGTCGTGACCGTCACAGAGACCTCGGCCGTGCCCGTACCCGTTCCCGAGGGCATCGCGGAGGATCTGCCGGGCCCCCTCGAACAGCTCGCGGATCTCGTCGAGACGGCCGCGGCGCGCAACGGGGAGGCCGTCCTCGTCGTGCCGGACGGCAGCCGTCTCGTGGTGCTCGCCGCCGACGGGGGCGCTGCCGTCGCCGCGTGCGCCCAGTACGCGGCCGCATGCGCCGACGCCGCCGAATCATCCGGTTCCGGCGGCGCACATCAATCCGGTGGTGCGGCATCCGCATCCGACGACGCGCTCGTCATCGGGGTCTCCGCGCCGGCCGGTCTCGCCGCCGCGACCGTCGCGTTCAAGCAGGCGGACCAGGCACTGTCGGTGGCCCGGCGCCGCGGCGCCCCGCTCGTCGAGCACGAGGACGTCGCCGCCGGATCCGTGCTGCCGCTTCTGGCCGACGACGCAGTACGGGCCTTCGCCGACGGTCTGCTGCGGTCGCTGCGCGATCACGACGCGAACGGGCGGGGCGATCTCGTCGCCTCCCTGCGCGCCTGGCTCTCCCGGCACGGCCAGTGGGACGCCGCGGCCGCCGATTTGGGCGTGCACCGGCACACGCTGAGGTACCGGATGCGCCGCGTCGAGGAGATCCTCGGCCGCTCCCTCGACGATCCCGACGTACGCATGGAGCTGTGGCTCGCCCTCAAGGCCACGGGATGA
- a CDS encoding ATP-binding protein, whose product MDMDSPHQGQGADSAHGSQTDPGTGLPRQGSGQDRRAAGPPPTEQAPPRPRSRPRTHGQEPRAAAPPKPAHAPGPGARLADWLRVPRPEAEPGIWRYGYRPLPPQDRDRTPTRQLLGGALVSFLIAWLVWSLLYNGYLGDYWLWPMLALTPESWRSAGGEQMIFVWLTYIYYGLVIAALAVVFGRLGHWPELARRAWARLSGGSAGAGPAGSERRGATDPASPVPAPPPQSDPVEWPELRGHGAARAADLLAAEVRDGRMNDVDHARIRRAWESVRARPGRLSAFVETVEAKGAAACAHPSGRRDLPHGRAARHDLSVGQVRIGTAADNERNPFQYRGAGMALEPALLGTSALAVGPPGSGKTTRLARPVAESLCLQALAGQAAVVAVTANGDRLAPDEAFDVVVRVGNPGSSHDLDLYGGTDDPDEAAGMLAEALVGDLTDSLPGGDSRRAATALAQLIGPFRAAHGRFPAVPELRELLDGSTSAVDALRTALDEADLPSQLRELDAYGRQSGRPGDAPALLAERIALLDRPAFSGFFVPEGADGPAGAAGGEGAGASPRPFSLRALEKPLRVRIDLPERGHAEASRILARLVLAQFTECASAREDQSLFAGLVLDDAAQTVTPQSLRGLQRVRSAHGGVLLTLRALDEVPAHLRGPLLGAVGCRMVCAGVTPWDAEHFAEVWGTEWVETRDVTNRQLVSDEPLTKVMHAVRRLATGRHVTAESVTVRTVQRERWSASDLANDLPPGHAVLSLTTVRGERTPPILAELGE is encoded by the coding sequence ATGGACATGGACTCTCCGCACCAGGGGCAGGGTGCGGACAGCGCACACGGTTCGCAGACCGACCCCGGCACGGGACTGCCCCGCCAGGGGAGCGGGCAGGACCGGCGGGCGGCCGGCCCACCGCCCACGGAACAGGCGCCCCCGCGGCCCAGGAGCCGCCCCCGGACGCACGGCCAGGAGCCGCGGGCCGCCGCGCCGCCGAAGCCCGCGCACGCACCCGGCCCCGGCGCCCGGCTCGCCGACTGGCTGCGGGTCCCGCGCCCCGAGGCCGAGCCCGGCATCTGGCGGTACGGCTACCGGCCTCTCCCGCCCCAGGACCGCGACCGCACTCCGACGCGGCAGCTGCTGGGCGGCGCCCTGGTCTCCTTCCTCATCGCCTGGCTCGTCTGGTCGCTGCTCTACAACGGCTACCTGGGCGACTACTGGCTCTGGCCGATGCTCGCCCTGACGCCCGAGTCCTGGCGGTCCGCCGGGGGCGAGCAGATGATCTTCGTCTGGCTGACCTACATCTACTACGGCCTCGTCATCGCCGCCCTCGCCGTCGTCTTCGGACGGCTGGGCCACTGGCCGGAGCTCGCCCGCCGGGCGTGGGCACGCCTGTCCGGCGGCAGCGCGGGGGCGGGGCCGGCGGGCAGTGAGCGCCGCGGCGCCACGGATCCCGCATCGCCCGTCCCGGCACCGCCTCCGCAGTCGGATCCCGTCGAGTGGCCGGAGCTGCGGGGCCACGGCGCGGCCCGTGCTGCCGATCTCCTCGCCGCCGAGGTGCGCGACGGCCGCATGAACGACGTCGACCACGCCCGCATCCGCCGCGCCTGGGAGTCCGTGCGGGCGCGGCCCGGACGGCTCTCCGCGTTCGTCGAGACCGTCGAGGCGAAGGGCGCGGCGGCCTGCGCGCACCCCTCGGGCCGCCGGGACCTGCCGCACGGCCGTGCGGCACGGCACGACCTGAGCGTCGGTCAGGTCCGCATCGGCACCGCCGCCGACAACGAGCGCAACCCGTTCCAGTACCGGGGCGCCGGCATGGCCCTGGAGCCCGCGCTGCTCGGCACCTCGGCGCTGGCCGTCGGGCCCCCCGGGTCCGGGAAGACGACCCGCCTCGCCCGTCCCGTCGCGGAATCGCTCTGCCTCCAGGCGCTCGCCGGTCAGGCAGCCGTCGTCGCCGTGACGGCGAACGGGGACCGGCTGGCGCCCGACGAGGCCTTCGACGTCGTCGTCCGGGTCGGCAACCCCGGCTCGTCGCACGACCTCGACCTCTACGGCGGCACGGACGACCCGGACGAGGCCGCCGGCATGCTCGCGGAAGCCCTCGTCGGGGACCTGACCGATTCCCTTCCCGGCGGTGACAGCCGCCGGGCCGCGACGGCACTGGCGCAGCTCATCGGGCCCTTCCGCGCCGCCCACGGCCGCTTCCCCGCCGTGCCGGAGCTGCGCGAACTGCTGGACGGCTCGACCTCCGCCGTCGACGCCCTGCGTACCGCTCTCGACGAGGCGGACCTGCCCTCGCAGCTGCGCGAACTCGACGCGTACGGACGGCAGTCGGGCCGCCCCGGCGACGCGCCGGCGCTGCTCGCGGAACGCATCGCGCTGCTGGACAGGCCCGCCTTCTCCGGCTTCTTCGTGCCCGAGGGCGCGGACGGACCGGCCGGCGCCGCCGGGGGCGAAGGGGCCGGAGCGTCCCCGAGGCCGTTCTCGCTGCGCGCCCTCGAGAAGCCGCTGCGTGTGCGCATCGACCTTCCCGAGCGGGGCCACGCGGAGGCGTCGCGCATCCTCGCGCGGCTCGTCCTCGCCCAGTTCACCGAGTGCGCGAGCGCACGGGAGGACCAGTCACTCTTCGCGGGTCTCGTCCTCGACGACGCGGCCCAGACCGTCACCCCGCAGTCGCTGCGCGGACTCCAGCGCGTGCGTTCCGCGCACGGCGGCGTCCTGCTGACGCTGCGCGCGCTGGACGAGGTCCCGGCGCATCTGCGCGGCCCGCTGCTGGGCGCGGTGGGCTGCCGCATGGTGTGCGCGGGCGTGACCCCCTGGGACGCCGAGCATTTCGCTGAGGTGTGGGGCACCGAGTGGGTCGAGACCCGCGACGTGACCAACCGCCAGCTCGTCTCCGACGAGCCGCTGACCAAGGTGATGCACGCGGTGCGCAGGCTCGCCACGGGCAGGCATGTCACGGCCGAGTCCGTGACCGTCCGCACGGTGCAGCGCGAACGCTGGTCCGCCTCCGACCTCGCCAACGATCTGCCGCCCGGTCACGCTGTGCTGTCGCTGACCACTGTCCGTGGGGAGCGGACGCCTCCGATCCTCGCGGAGCTGGGGGAATGA
- the gabT gene encoding 4-aminobutyrate--2-oxoglutarate transaminase, producing the protein MTEMSGGPALPQERRVVTSVPGPKSQELMARKQAAVADGIGTVMPVFAKRAGGGVLEDVDGNSFIDFGSGIAVTGVGNSAEAVVRRASAQLAQFTHTCVMVTPYEPYVEVCEELARLTPGDHAKKSALFNSGAEAVENAVKVARSYTKRQAVVVFDHGYHGRTNLTMALTSKNMPYKHSFGPFAPEVYRVPVAYPFRWLTGPDNCAEEAAAQAIDQINKQVGAENVAAILIEPLLGEGGFIEPAKGFLPRLAQFAKENGIVFVADEIQSGFCRTGQWFACEDEGIVPDLITTAKGIAGGMPLAAVTGRAEIMDAPHVGGLGGTYGGNPVACAAALGSIETMREMDLPARAKRIEEIMKPRLRKLAEQYDVIGDVRGRGAMLAIELVKPGGKEPDPQVTAALAKACHENGLLVLTTGTYGNVMRFLPPMVIGEDLLDEGLDVLEGALADL; encoded by the coding sequence ATGACGGAAATGTCCGGTGGCCCTGCCCTCCCGCAGGAGCGCCGTGTCGTCACGTCCGTCCCTGGCCCGAAGTCCCAGGAGCTGATGGCTCGCAAGCAGGCCGCTGTCGCTGACGGCATCGGCACCGTGATGCCTGTCTTCGCCAAGCGCGCGGGCGGCGGCGTCCTCGAGGACGTCGACGGCAACTCCTTCATCGACTTCGGTTCCGGCATCGCCGTGACCGGTGTCGGCAACAGCGCCGAAGCGGTGGTGCGACGCGCCTCCGCGCAGCTCGCCCAGTTCACGCACACCTGCGTGATGGTGACGCCGTACGAGCCCTACGTGGAGGTCTGCGAGGAGCTGGCGCGCCTCACGCCCGGCGACCACGCGAAGAAGAGCGCGCTGTTCAACTCGGGCGCCGAGGCCGTGGAGAACGCCGTCAAGGTCGCGCGCTCCTACACCAAGCGTCAGGCCGTCGTCGTCTTCGACCACGGCTACCACGGCCGCACGAACCTGACGATGGCGCTGACCTCGAAGAACATGCCGTACAAGCACAGCTTCGGCCCGTTCGCGCCCGAGGTGTACAGGGTGCCCGTCGCCTACCCGTTCCGCTGGCTGACCGGCCCGGACAACTGCGCCGAGGAGGCCGCGGCCCAGGCGATCGACCAGATCAACAAGCAGGTCGGCGCGGAGAACGTCGCCGCGATCCTGATCGAGCCGCTGCTCGGCGAGGGCGGCTTCATCGAGCCGGCGAAGGGGTTCCTGCCGCGCCTCGCGCAGTTCGCGAAGGAGAACGGGATCGTCTTCGTCGCGGACGAGATCCAGTCCGGCTTCTGCCGCACGGGCCAGTGGTTCGCCTGCGAGGACGAGGGCATCGTCCCGGACCTGATCACCACCGCGAAGGGCATCGCCGGCGGCATGCCGCTGGCCGCCGTCACCGGCCGCGCCGAGATCATGGACGCGCCTCACGTCGGCGGCCTGGGCGGCACCTACGGCGGGAACCCGGTGGCCTGCGCCGCGGCGCTCGGCTCCATCGAGACGATGCGGGAGATGGACCTGCCGGCCAGGGCCAAGCGCATCGAGGAGATCATGAAGCCGCGGCTGCGGAAGCTGGCCGAGCAGTACGACGTCATCGGCGACGTCCGCGGGCGCGGCGCCATGCTCGCCATCGAGCTGGTCAAGCCCGGCGGCAAGGAGCCGGACCCGCAGGTCACGGCGGCTCTCGCCAAGGCGTGCCACGAGAACGGACTGCTGGTGCTGACCACCGGCACGTACGGCAACGTGATGCGTTTCCTGCCCCCGATGGTGATCGGTGAGGATCTGCTCGACGAGGGCCTGGACGTGCTGGAAGGCGCCCTGGCCGACCTGTGA
- a CDS encoding phosphatase PAP2 family protein: MLFALVTWQVAVGGPLVGADMWLGNALQRTSPPDAVAEACADLGNLVVAVPVLVAAMTYALVTGGARRWLPPLCLALALAFTALAVTVVKLWLGRPGPPGGTNYYPSGHTATAAVAFGGAALLFSLTVRRPPYWPLPAAAALLTLACSAGLVWRGYHWPLDVVASWCLSWVVLTSAAALMLRGLRRQRPGKGGAPQRS; this comes from the coding sequence GTGCTCTTCGCCCTGGTCACCTGGCAGGTCGCCGTCGGCGGTCCGCTCGTCGGAGCCGACATGTGGCTGGGGAACGCGCTCCAGCGCACCTCACCTCCCGACGCCGTGGCCGAGGCCTGCGCGGATCTGGGCAACCTCGTGGTGGCCGTCCCGGTGCTCGTCGCGGCGATGACGTACGCCCTGGTGACGGGAGGTGCGCGCCGCTGGCTGCCGCCGTTGTGCCTGGCGCTGGCGCTGGCCTTCACCGCCCTCGCCGTCACCGTCGTGAAGTTGTGGCTCGGCAGGCCGGGACCGCCCGGCGGCACCAACTACTACCCGTCGGGCCACACCGCCACGGCGGCCGTCGCCTTCGGCGGTGCGGCTCTGCTCTTCTCGCTGACGGTCCGGCGGCCTCCGTACTGGCCGCTGCCCGCCGCGGCCGCGCTGCTCACCCTGGCGTGCAGTGCGGGCCTGGTGTGGCGTGGCTACCACTGGCCGCTGGACGTGGTGGCCAGCTGGTGCCTGAGCTGGGTGGTGCTCACATCGGCGGCGGCGCTCATGCTGCGGGGTCTGCGGCGGCAACGACCGGGCAAGGGCGGTGCTCCGCAGAGGAGTTGA